A genomic region of Serratia fonticola contains the following coding sequences:
- a CDS encoding uracil/xanthine transporter encodes MNGLCASRSSWLSGLQWFFFIFCNTVVIPPTLQSAFNLSAGVTFCITQYTFISTALACLAQVFLGHRRAIMEGPTGLWWVTILTLTLAEAANGTPLPEIGGSLAVGILISGILTILIGASGLGFYLARLFRPAVMATFMFLLGAQLITIFMKGMLGLPFGVYTGVVTINYPAFYWALTVLLLIIAIIAFLPRAIGKYALLIGTLVGWGVYNWWFAPTGEPLTGSNWVLFPLGWPQELHWGIVISAVLTGLVNVSNNFAAIRGTDIFYADGPAGRSLFRRSFMVSGGLTCLAAPLGVVPFSPFVSSIGLLTQTQDSSQRSFIIGSVVFLLVGMLTPLAQFFCSIPLTVSSAVMLASYLPLLFSSVLFINKIELNSRNIYRLALPLFLGVFLMSMPSSFWQGVPITIRPLFSNGLLIGVLLAVLVENSIPWDKVKPR; translated from the coding sequence ATGAACGGGTTATGTGCCAGTCGTAGCAGTTGGTTATCGGGCTTGCAGTGGTTCTTTTTCATTTTCTGCAATACGGTAGTGATCCCGCCGACCCTGCAATCTGCATTCAACCTCTCTGCTGGTGTGACCTTTTGTATTACCCAATATACCTTTATCTCAACGGCACTGGCCTGCCTGGCACAGGTATTTTTGGGCCATCGACGAGCCATTATGGAAGGGCCAACAGGCCTGTGGTGGGTGACCATCTTAACCCTGACCCTGGCGGAAGCGGCCAACGGTACGCCGCTGCCAGAGATTGGTGGCAGCCTTGCGGTGGGGATCCTGATCTCTGGCATCTTGACCATTCTTATTGGGGCTAGCGGCTTGGGGTTCTACCTGGCACGGCTGTTCCGTCCGGCGGTGATGGCCACGTTTATGTTTTTGCTGGGGGCGCAGTTAATCACCATCTTCATGAAAGGGATGCTGGGGTTACCTTTTGGCGTTTATACCGGCGTCGTGACCATTAACTATCCGGCCTTTTACTGGGCATTGACGGTGTTGCTGCTGATTATTGCCATTATTGCCTTTTTACCGCGGGCGATCGGCAAATATGCGCTGTTAATCGGCACTCTGGTTGGCTGGGGTGTTTACAACTGGTGGTTTGCACCTACCGGTGAGCCGCTCACGGGCAGCAATTGGGTGCTGTTCCCACTCGGGTGGCCGCAGGAATTGCATTGGGGGATTGTGATCAGCGCCGTCCTGACCGGTTTGGTCAACGTATCGAATAACTTTGCCGCCATTCGTGGCACCGATATTTTTTACGCGGACGGCCCGGCGGGCAGAAGCCTGTTCCGGCGTAGCTTTATGGTCTCGGGCGGGCTGACCTGCCTGGCTGCTCCGCTGGGCGTGGTGCCTTTCTCGCCTTTTGTCTCTTCCATTGGCCTGCTGACCCAGACACAAGACAGCAGCCAGCGCTCGTTTATTATTGGCAGCGTGGTATTCCTGCTGGTGGGGATGTTGACGCCGCTTGCGCAATTCTTCTGCAGTATTCCTCTCACGGTCAGCAGTGCCGTCATGCTGGCCTCTTATCTGCCGCTGCTGTTCTCCTCGGTGCTGTTTATCAACAAGATCGAACTGAATAGCCGCAACATTTATCGGCTGGCGCTACCGCTATTTTTAGGCGTATTCCTGATGAGTATGCCTTCCTCCTTTTGGCAGGGGGTGCCGATCACCATCAGGCCGCTATTTAGCAATGGCCTGTTGATTGGCGTGCTACTGGCGGTGTTGGTTGAGAATAGTATTCCGTGGGATAAGGTGAAACCACGCTAG
- a CDS encoding MFS transporter — MATNNAAIDQAILASPNKAKLYRKIAWRIMPILLISYIVGYLDRVGISFSKFQMMPDILQGNVSMAEAVYGLGAGVFFIGYIIAGVPSNILLSKYGARKVIALLMLVWGTISMLSIFITNPTQFYLARFLLGLAEAGFYPGVILYLTLWFPSSQRAKMTALFVCGIPVSNIIGGPLCGWIIENMNGMFELSGWQWLFFISGPRALLIAAVIFFFLDNTYQSANWLSPQEKEMITQDMAQGTSKKIGADGAAQEWTMKTMLKSSAFTKMWLICFCTVMGQGGLAFWVPTMIRDTGVSSVMDIGLLTMLPYMLAVVAMLMAARSSDKHRERRWHIIVPFCIAAVSLIFIGLFPDNKVIVMVALCIAVASSLVPSPLFWSLPNAIFTGTCAAAGIALINSIANIGGFISPYIIGYFKNITESNLVAMCVLSSMMILGAILTYSVPAKLVNK, encoded by the coding sequence ATGGCGACCAATAATGCTGCGATTGATCAAGCTATTCTGGCCAGTCCCAACAAGGCTAAACTCTACCGTAAAATAGCCTGGCGAATTATGCCGATATTACTGATTAGCTATATCGTCGGTTATCTTGATCGTGTTGGAATATCATTTTCAAAATTCCAGATGATGCCGGATATTCTGCAAGGTAATGTGTCGATGGCGGAGGCGGTTTATGGCCTCGGCGCTGGCGTATTTTTTATTGGTTATATTATCGCCGGTGTGCCAAGTAATATCTTACTGAGTAAATATGGTGCGCGGAAGGTCATCGCCCTGTTGATGTTGGTATGGGGCACAATTTCAATGCTGAGTATTTTCATTACCAATCCCACTCAGTTTTATCTGGCACGATTCCTGCTGGGGTTAGCCGAAGCCGGTTTTTATCCGGGGGTGATCCTCTATCTGACACTGTGGTTCCCTTCAAGCCAGCGGGCAAAAATGACGGCGCTGTTTGTTTGCGGGATACCGGTGAGTAACATCATCGGTGGGCCACTTTGCGGTTGGATTATTGAAAATATGAATGGCATGTTCGAGCTGTCCGGCTGGCAATGGTTATTCTTTATCAGTGGTCCGCGTGCATTATTGATTGCGGCCGTCATTTTCTTCTTCCTGGATAATACCTATCAGAGTGCTAACTGGCTCAGTCCACAAGAAAAAGAGATGATCACCCAAGATATGGCACAGGGAACATCGAAAAAGATAGGTGCTGATGGTGCAGCGCAGGAGTGGACAATGAAGACCATGCTGAAGTCTTCTGCTTTCACTAAAATGTGGTTGATCTGTTTCTGTACGGTGATGGGGCAAGGGGGATTGGCCTTCTGGGTGCCAACCATGATCCGTGATACGGGGGTAAGCTCGGTAATGGATATCGGTTTGCTGACCATGCTGCCGTATATGCTGGCCGTTGTCGCTATGCTAATGGCTGCGCGCAGCTCTGACAAACATCGAGAAAGGCGTTGGCACATTATTGTTCCTTTCTGTATTGCTGCGGTTTCGCTGATTTTTATCGGCCTGTTCCCAGACAATAAAGTCATCGTGATGGTGGCATTATGTATTGCTGTCGCCTCCAGCCTGGTTCCTTCGCCGCTGTTCTGGAGTTTGCCAAATGCCATCTTTACCGGTACCTGCGCTGCTGCTGGAATAGCGCTAATTAACTCTATTGCCAATATAGGTGGCTTTATTTCCCCTTATATTATTGGTTATTTTAAAAATATCACGGAGAGTAATCTGGTCGCGATGTGTGTGCTATCCAGTATGATGATACTGGGGGCCATACTGACCTATAGCGTTCCGGCAAAACTGGTTAATAAATAA
- a CDS encoding MFS transporter yields the protein MSNSKTSSNTGFDPLYWKKIVVVLCLGWAVIWIYRTVLTPIFPEIQATIGSHSNAEMGLIASFYFFAYTGMQIPAGILVDKFGKKVVLIPGFCLFIIATLLIGNATSLTMIYAGSLLAGMGCGSYYGSAYSLSSENIPLERRGLATAIINSGSALGMAIGLIASSLLVKSMEMDWQIMLFIITGLLVVMTVVFFLVIKGGSYTASLAASPAASAATPVEETEEASGLFSLRMISAYVMYFATCYGYYMIVTWLPSFLQQERGFEGVAIGFSAALVAFASVPGALFFSRMSDRFRAKKVQLIIFLQICAAVTLVCTVISPDSTTLLVSLILYGLLGKLAVDPIMISFVADNAPKKGYGTSFGVFNFFGMSSSVIAPFLTGVISDSTGSKVMGFYISAAILLIGTVIFFTVNVLMKQKNTRQTAAQA from the coding sequence ATGAGCAACAGCAAAACCTCCTCCAACACCGGGTTTGATCCGCTGTATTGGAAAAAAATCGTGGTGGTCCTGTGCCTGGGCTGGGCGGTGATCTGGATTTACCGCACGGTGTTGACACCAATTTTCCCTGAGATCCAGGCAACCATCGGCTCGCATTCCAACGCCGAGATGGGTCTGATCGCCAGCTTCTACTTTTTTGCCTATACCGGAATGCAAATCCCGGCAGGGATCCTGGTGGATAAGTTCGGCAAGAAGGTGGTGCTGATCCCAGGTTTTTGCCTGTTCATCATCGCCACCTTGCTGATCGGTAACGCCACCAGCCTGACCATGATCTACGCCGGTAGCCTGCTGGCCGGTATGGGCTGTGGCTCTTACTACGGCTCAGCCTACTCGCTGTCATCAGAAAATATTCCGTTGGAACGCCGTGGTTTGGCCACCGCCATTATCAACAGCGGCTCTGCGCTGGGGATGGCCATTGGCCTGATCGCCTCCAGCCTGCTGGTGAAAAGCATGGAGATGGACTGGCAAATCATGCTGTTTATCATCACTGGCTTGCTGGTGGTAATGACGGTGGTGTTCTTCCTGGTGATCAAAGGGGGCTCCTACACCGCCTCTCTGGCCGCCAGCCCGGCTGCCTCCGCGGCCACTCCAGTGGAAGAGACCGAGGAAGCCAGTGGGTTGTTCAGCCTGCGGATGATTTCCGCCTACGTGATGTATTTCGCCACCTGCTATGGCTACTACATGATCGTGACCTGGCTGCCTTCCTTCCTGCAGCAGGAACGTGGGTTCGAAGGCGTGGCCATCGGCTTCTCCGCCGCGCTGGTGGCCTTTGCATCCGTACCAGGGGCGCTGTTCTTCAGCCGCATGTCTGACCGTTTCCGCGCCAAGAAAGTGCAGTTGATCATCTTCTTGCAAATCTGTGCCGCAGTGACGCTGGTCTGCACCGTGATCTCACCGGACTCCACCACCCTGCTGGTCAGCCTGATCCTTTACGGCCTGCTCGGTAAGCTGGCAGTGGATCCAATCATGATCTCCTTCGTCGCGGATAACGCTCCGAAGAAAGGCTACGGCACCAGCTTTGGCGTGTTTAACTTTTTCGGCATGTCCTCTTCGGTGATTGCTCCATTCCTCACCGGAGTGATCTCCGACAGCACCGGCTCCAAGGTGATGGGCTTCTATATCTCGGCCGCCATCCTGCTGATCGGCACCGTGATCTTCTTTACCGTCAACGTATTGATGAAGCAGAAAAACACTCGCCAAACGGCGGCACAAGCATAA
- the allE gene encoding (S)-ureidoglycine aminohydrolase: MGYINNQIGYPKDILASRSIIKRDNYAVIPPDGLVRNIIPGFENCDVTILATPKLGATFVDYLVTLHDGGRNQQGFGGENIETLVYVIEGNITASADSTDYPLTTGGYLYCPAGVLLRLENTNGGKPSQLFLYKRVYNRIKGYEAHVVSNNVNKLEKIHYEGMSDVILQDLLPKDLGFDMNIHILSFKPGASHGYIETHVQEHGAYILSGAGMYNLDNEWIPVKKGDYIFMAAYVPQAGYAVGQEEFSYIYSKDCNRDVDF, translated from the coding sequence GTGGGTTATATCAATAATCAGATTGGCTATCCAAAAGATATCCTAGCTTCGCGCTCCATTATCAAACGCGACAACTATGCCGTGATCCCACCGGATGGCCTGGTGCGTAACATCATTCCAGGCTTTGAGAACTGCGACGTTACCATTCTTGCCACCCCGAAACTGGGCGCCACTTTTGTCGATTATCTGGTGACGCTGCATGATGGCGGCCGTAACCAGCAAGGCTTTGGCGGTGAGAATATTGAAACCTTGGTCTACGTTATCGAAGGCAACATCACCGCGTCAGCCGACAGCACCGATTATCCACTCACCACTGGCGGCTATCTGTATTGCCCTGCCGGTGTGCTGCTGCGCCTGGAGAACACCAACGGCGGAAAACCAAGCCAGCTGTTCCTCTACAAGCGTGTCTACAACCGCATCAAGGGCTATGAAGCCCACGTGGTGAGCAACAACGTCAACAAGCTGGAAAAAATTCACTATGAAGGCATGAGCGATGTGATCCTGCAAGATCTGCTGCCGAAGGATCTGGGGTTCGATATGAACATTCATATCCTCTCCTTCAAGCCAGGCGCCAGCCATGGCTATATCGAGACTCACGTGCAGGAACATGGCGCTTATATTCTCAGTGGTGCTGGGATGTACAACCTGGATAACGAGTGGATCCCGGTCAAGAAAGGGGATTACATCTTTATGGCTGCCTATGTTCCGCAAGCCGGCTATGCGGTGGGCCAGGAAGAGTTCAGCTATATCTACTCGAAAGACTGCAACCGCGACGTTGACTTCTAA
- the allC gene encoding allantoate deiminase, translated as MKNFQQEISETSGWLSKIGADPSGGMTRLLYTPEWVEAQQALKQAFETAGLATSFDAVGNLSGRLQGSKYPDQVILSGSHIDTVVNGGNLDGQFGIEAAYLAIKHLKETYGAPLRTLEVISLAEEEGSRFPYVFWGSKNIIGSARPEEVKSICDAKGVNFVDAMHSAGFDFRPQDQPLRKDIAAFVELHIEQGKVLETEGKTIGVVTSIVGQRRYDIKLKGEANHAGTTPMGYRKDTVYAFSRICCESIAKAKAEGDPLVLTFGKVEPKPNTVNVVPGFTHFTLDCRHTDKATLLRFTQEIEADIQRICAEMGIEVEIDLWMDETPIPMDKQLLACVSHLCESHKLNYRMIHSGAGHDSQIFAPHVPTVMMFVPSIAGISHNPAEKTELPDLAEGVKILAHTLYQLAYTEQGARL; from the coding sequence ATGAAGAATTTCCAACAAGAAATTAGTGAAACTTCTGGCTGGTTATCCAAGATCGGGGCAGATCCCAGCGGCGGCATGACGCGCTTGCTGTATACCCCTGAGTGGGTGGAAGCCCAACAGGCGCTGAAGCAGGCTTTTGAAACCGCCGGTCTGGCGACCTCTTTTGATGCCGTCGGCAATTTATCCGGCCGCCTGCAGGGCAGCAAATATCCCGATCAGGTGATCCTTTCTGGCTCGCATATCGATACGGTCGTCAACGGCGGCAACCTTGATGGTCAGTTTGGTATCGAAGCCGCCTATCTGGCGATCAAACATCTGAAAGAAACCTACGGTGCGCCGTTGCGCACGCTGGAAGTCATCTCGCTGGCCGAGGAGGAAGGCAGCCGTTTCCCTTACGTTTTCTGGGGCAGTAAAAACATTATCGGTTCCGCTCGCCCGGAAGAAGTCAAAAGCATCTGTGATGCCAAAGGCGTGAATTTCGTTGACGCCATGCATAGCGCAGGCTTTGACTTCCGCCCGCAAGACCAGCCGCTGCGCAAAGATATCGCCGCCTTCGTTGAACTGCATATCGAGCAGGGCAAAGTGTTGGAGACCGAAGGAAAGACCATTGGCGTGGTCACCAGCATCGTCGGCCAGCGCCGTTACGATATCAAACTCAAGGGCGAGGCCAACCACGCAGGCACCACGCCAATGGGTTACCGCAAGGACACCGTTTATGCCTTCAGCCGGATCTGCTGCGAATCCATCGCCAAGGCCAAAGCGGAAGGCGACCCGCTGGTGCTGACCTTTGGCAAGGTCGAGCCCAAGCCTAACACCGTCAACGTCGTGCCCGGATTCACTCATTTCACCCTGGATTGCCGCCACACCGACAAAGCCACGCTGCTGCGTTTTACCCAAGAGATCGAAGCCGATATTCAGCGCATCTGTGCCGAAATGGGCATTGAGGTCGAGATCGACCTGTGGATGGATGAAACGCCGATCCCCATGGACAAACAGCTACTGGCCTGCGTCAGCCACCTGTGTGAAAGCCATAAGCTGAACTACCGCATGATCCACAGCGGTGCTGGCCATGACTCACAGATTTTTGCCCCGCACGTGCCGACGGTGATGATGTTTGTGCCAAGCATTGCCGGTATCAGCCATAACCCAGCAGAAAAAACCGAACTACCCGACCTGGCCGAAGGGGTGAAAATTCTGGCGCATACCTTATATCAACTTGCCTATACCGAGCAGGGAGCCCGCCTATGA